From a single Miscanthus floridulus cultivar M001 chromosome 8, ASM1932011v1, whole genome shotgun sequence genomic region:
- the LOC136477638 gene encoding uncharacterized protein isoform X3 — MANLVGQPEALRKYALGVLTGQIDEDFRPALGNGKIYIDMVVAHGPTVALDLSYMLILELRDFYYQRYHAFVKCRTSCQQICDIAHRLCVKLDPALQDIYNYTQSFGGASSGGGRMKLEASYAAKELAYMHGIICLVFHKVRLPISLIRFKDGPSIYQVDAPGYPTVHLRAILDVIVKKFHKTTVSVTTATTADGNLCTTIDGTTFRRRYKPAKPMPLFEYLK; from the exons ATGGCTAACCTTGTCGGGCAACCGGAGGCGTTACGAAAGTATGCATTAGGGGTGCTTACCGGACAGATAGACGAGGATTTTAGACCAG CACTAGGCAATGGCAAGATTTACATAGACATGGTGGTCGCCCATGGACCAACAGTAGCACTAGACTTGAGCTATATGTTAATACTAGAGCTTCGAGACTTCTACTATCAGAGGTACCATGCCTTTGTAAAGTGCAGGACATCATGCCAGCAAATCTGTGATATTGCTCACAGGCTTTGTGTGAAGCTAGATCCAGCCCTTCAAGACATCTATAATTATACCCAGTCCTTCGGAGGTGCATCAAGTGGAGGTGGTCGAATGAAGCTTGAGGCATCATATGCAGCTAAGGAATTAGCTTATATGCATGGCATCATATGCCTCGTATTCCATAAAGTCAGGCTACCCATCAGCCTCATCAGGTTCAAGGACGGACCATCCATTTATCAG GTGGATGCACCAGGCTATCCTACGGTCCATCTTAGGGCTATCCTTGATGTGATTGTTAAGAAGTTCCACAAAACAACAGTGTCTGTTACGACTGCGACAACAGCAGATGGAAACCTTTGCACAACTATTGATGGAACCACTTTCCGTCGCAGGTATAAGCCTGCCAAACCAATGCCGCTGTTCGAG TATCTGAAATGA
- the LOC136477638 gene encoding uncharacterized protein isoform X4, with protein MANLVGQPEALRKYALGVLTGQIDEDFRPALGNGKIYIDMVVAHGPTVALDLSYMLILELRDFYYQRYHAFVKCRTSCQQICDIAHRLCVKLDPALQDIYNYTQSFGGASSGGGRMKLEASYAAKELAYMHGIICLVFHKVRLPISLIRFKDGPSIYQVDAPGYPTVHLRAILDVIVKKFHKTTVSVTTATTADGNLCTTIDGTTFRRRLVSEMNNYRTAR; from the exons ATGGCTAACCTTGTCGGGCAACCGGAGGCGTTACGAAAGTATGCATTAGGGGTGCTTACCGGACAGATAGACGAGGATTTTAGACCAG CACTAGGCAATGGCAAGATTTACATAGACATGGTGGTCGCCCATGGACCAACAGTAGCACTAGACTTGAGCTATATGTTAATACTAGAGCTTCGAGACTTCTACTATCAGAGGTACCATGCCTTTGTAAAGTGCAGGACATCATGCCAGCAAATCTGTGATATTGCTCACAGGCTTTGTGTGAAGCTAGATCCAGCCCTTCAAGACATCTATAATTATACCCAGTCCTTCGGAGGTGCATCAAGTGGAGGTGGTCGAATGAAGCTTGAGGCATCATATGCAGCTAAGGAATTAGCTTATATGCATGGCATCATATGCCTCGTATTCCATAAAGTCAGGCTACCCATCAGCCTCATCAGGTTCAAGGACGGACCATCCATTTATCAG GTGGATGCACCAGGCTATCCTACGGTCCATCTTAGGGCTATCCTTGATGTGATTGTTAAGAAGTTCCACAAAACAACAGTGTCTGTTACGACTGCGACAACAGCAGATGGAAACCTTTGCACAACTATTGATGGAACCACTTTCCGTCGCAG GTTAGTATCTGAAATGAACAACTACAGAACAGCTAGGTGA
- the LOC136477638 gene encoding uncharacterized protein isoform X6 produces MANLVGQPEALRKYALGVLTGQIDEDFRPALGNGKIYIDMVVAHGPTVALDLSYMLILELRDFYYQRYHAFVKCRTSCQQICDIAHRLCVKLDPALQDIYNYTQSFGGASSGGGRMKLEASYAAKELAYMHGIICLVFHKVRLPISLIRFKDGPSIYQVDAPGYPTVHLRAILDVIVKKFHKTTVSVTTATTADGNLCTTIDGTTFRRRS; encoded by the exons ATGGCTAACCTTGTCGGGCAACCGGAGGCGTTACGAAAGTATGCATTAGGGGTGCTTACCGGACAGATAGACGAGGATTTTAGACCAG CACTAGGCAATGGCAAGATTTACATAGACATGGTGGTCGCCCATGGACCAACAGTAGCACTAGACTTGAGCTATATGTTAATACTAGAGCTTCGAGACTTCTACTATCAGAGGTACCATGCCTTTGTAAAGTGCAGGACATCATGCCAGCAAATCTGTGATATTGCTCACAGGCTTTGTGTGAAGCTAGATCCAGCCCTTCAAGACATCTATAATTATACCCAGTCCTTCGGAGGTGCATCAAGTGGAGGTGGTCGAATGAAGCTTGAGGCATCATATGCAGCTAAGGAATTAGCTTATATGCATGGCATCATATGCCTCGTATTCCATAAAGTCAGGCTACCCATCAGCCTCATCAGGTTCAAGGACGGACCATCCATTTATCAG GTGGATGCACCAGGCTATCCTACGGTCCATCTTAGGGCTATCCTTGATGTGATTGTTAAGAAGTTCCACAAAACAACAGTGTCTGTTACGACTGCGACAACAGCAGATGGAAACCTTTGCACAACTATTGATGGAACCACTTTCCGTCGCAG GAGTTAA
- the LOC136477638 gene encoding uncharacterized protein isoform X5, translated as MANLVGQPEALRKYALGVLTGQIDEDFRPALGNGKIYIDMVVAHGPTVALDLSYMLILELRDFYYQRYHAFVKCRTSCQQICDIAHRLCVKLDPALQDIYNYTQSFGGASSGGGRMKLEASYAAKELAYMHGIICLVFHKVRLPISLIRFKDGPSIYQVDAPGYPTVHLRAILDVIVKKFHKTTVSVTTATTADGNLCTTIDGTTFRRSI; from the exons ATGGCTAACCTTGTCGGGCAACCGGAGGCGTTACGAAAGTATGCATTAGGGGTGCTTACCGGACAGATAGACGAGGATTTTAGACCAG CACTAGGCAATGGCAAGATTTACATAGACATGGTGGTCGCCCATGGACCAACAGTAGCACTAGACTTGAGCTATATGTTAATACTAGAGCTTCGAGACTTCTACTATCAGAGGTACCATGCCTTTGTAAAGTGCAGGACATCATGCCAGCAAATCTGTGATATTGCTCACAGGCTTTGTGTGAAGCTAGATCCAGCCCTTCAAGACATCTATAATTATACCCAGTCCTTCGGAGGTGCATCAAGTGGAGGTGGTCGAATGAAGCTTGAGGCATCATATGCAGCTAAGGAATTAGCTTATATGCATGGCATCATATGCCTCGTATTCCATAAAGTCAGGCTACCCATCAGCCTCATCAGGTTCAAGGACGGACCATCCATTTATCAG GTGGATGCACCAGGCTATCCTACGGTCCATCTTAGGGCTATCCTTGATGTGATTGTTAAGAAGTTCCACAAAACAACAGTGTCTGTTACGACTGCGACAACAGCAGATGGAAACCTTTGCACAACTATTGATGGAACCACTTTCCGTCGCAG TATCTGA
- the LOC136477638 gene encoding uncharacterized protein isoform X2 → MANLVGQPEALRKYALGVLTGQIDEDFRPALGNGKIYIDMVVAHGPTVALDLSYMLILELRDFYYQRYHAFVKCRTSCQQICDIAHRLCVKLDPALQDIYNYTQSFGGASSGGGRMKLEASYAAKELAYMHGIICLVFHKVRLPISLIRFKDGPSIYQVDAPGYPTVHLRAILDVIVKKFHKTTVSVTTATTADGNLCTTIDGTTFRRRYKPAKPMPLFEVSI, encoded by the exons ATGGCTAACCTTGTCGGGCAACCGGAGGCGTTACGAAAGTATGCATTAGGGGTGCTTACCGGACAGATAGACGAGGATTTTAGACCAG CACTAGGCAATGGCAAGATTTACATAGACATGGTGGTCGCCCATGGACCAACAGTAGCACTAGACTTGAGCTATATGTTAATACTAGAGCTTCGAGACTTCTACTATCAGAGGTACCATGCCTTTGTAAAGTGCAGGACATCATGCCAGCAAATCTGTGATATTGCTCACAGGCTTTGTGTGAAGCTAGATCCAGCCCTTCAAGACATCTATAATTATACCCAGTCCTTCGGAGGTGCATCAAGTGGAGGTGGTCGAATGAAGCTTGAGGCATCATATGCAGCTAAGGAATTAGCTTATATGCATGGCATCATATGCCTCGTATTCCATAAAGTCAGGCTACCCATCAGCCTCATCAGGTTCAAGGACGGACCATCCATTTATCAG GTGGATGCACCAGGCTATCCTACGGTCCATCTTAGGGCTATCCTTGATGTGATTGTTAAGAAGTTCCACAAAACAACAGTGTCTGTTACGACTGCGACAACAGCAGATGGAAACCTTTGCACAACTATTGATGGAACCACTTTCCGTCGCAGGTATAAGCCTGCCAAACCAATGCCGCTGTTCGAG GTTAGTATCTGA
- the LOC136477638 gene encoding uncharacterized protein isoform X1, which yields MANLVGQPEALRKYALGVLTGQIDEDFRPALGNGKIYIDMVVAHGPTVALDLSYMLILELRDFYYQRYHAFVKCRTSCQQICDIAHRLCVKLDPALQDIYNYTQSFGGASSGGGRMKLEASYAAKELAYMHGIICLVFHKVRLPISLIRFKDGPSIYQVDAPGYPTVHLRAILDVIVKKFHKTTVSVTTATTADGNLCTTIDGTTFRRRYKPAKPMPLFEVEAVAICRFVRPVTHVLGYSIVDANYPTLARLVSEMNNYRTAR from the exons ATGGCTAACCTTGTCGGGCAACCGGAGGCGTTACGAAAGTATGCATTAGGGGTGCTTACCGGACAGATAGACGAGGATTTTAGACCAG CACTAGGCAATGGCAAGATTTACATAGACATGGTGGTCGCCCATGGACCAACAGTAGCACTAGACTTGAGCTATATGTTAATACTAGAGCTTCGAGACTTCTACTATCAGAGGTACCATGCCTTTGTAAAGTGCAGGACATCATGCCAGCAAATCTGTGATATTGCTCACAGGCTTTGTGTGAAGCTAGATCCAGCCCTTCAAGACATCTATAATTATACCCAGTCCTTCGGAGGTGCATCAAGTGGAGGTGGTCGAATGAAGCTTGAGGCATCATATGCAGCTAAGGAATTAGCTTATATGCATGGCATCATATGCCTCGTATTCCATAAAGTCAGGCTACCCATCAGCCTCATCAGGTTCAAGGACGGACCATCCATTTATCAG GTGGATGCACCAGGCTATCCTACGGTCCATCTTAGGGCTATCCTTGATGTGATTGTTAAGAAGTTCCACAAAACAACAGTGTCTGTTACGACTGCGACAACAGCAGATGGAAACCTTTGCACAACTATTGATGGAACCACTTTCCGTCGCAGGTATAAGCCTGCCAAACCAATGCCGCTGTTCGAGGTAGAGGCAGTTGCCATCTGCCGTTTCGTGAGGCCCGTGACACATGTGTTGGGTTATAGCATAGTTGATGCAAACTACCCTACTCTTGCTAGGTTAGTATCTGAAATGAACAACTACAGAACAGCTAGGTGA